The following are encoded in a window of Chionomys nivalis chromosome X, mChiNiv1.1, whole genome shotgun sequence genomic DNA:
- the LOC130868005 gene encoding 60S ribosomal protein L4-like, producing the protein MACARPLISVYSEKGESSGKNVTLPAVFKALIRPDIVNFVHTNLRKNNRQPYAVSELAGHQTSAESWGTGRAVARIPRVRGGGTHHSGQDAFGNMCRGGRMFAPTKTWHRWHRPVNTTQKRYAICSALAASALPALVMSKGHCIEEVPELPLVVEDKVEGYKKTKEAVQLLKKVKGWNDIKKVYASQRMRAGKGKMRNRRCIQRRGPCIIYNEDNGITKAFRNIPGITLLNVSKLNILKLAPGGHVGRFCIWTESAFRKLDELYGTWRKAATLKSNYNLPMHKMMNTDLSRILRSPEIQRALRAPRKKIQRRVLKKNPLKNLRIMLKLNPHAKTMRRNTILHQARNHKLRVKKLEAAAAAALATKSEKGTADKKPAESKKEKKPVDVKKQKKPAGKKAAATKKPAAEKKPVEKKPTKEEKKSAA; encoded by the coding sequence aTGGCTTGTGCCCGTCCCCTCATATCGGTGTACTCTGAAAAGGGGGAGTCATCTGGCAAGAATGTCACTTTGCCAGCTGTCTTCAAAGCTCTCATTCGACCGGATATTGTGAACTTTGTTCACACCAACTTGAGGAAAAACAACAGGCAGCCCTATGCCGTCAGTGAATTAGCAGGTCATCAGACCAGTGCTGAGTCTTGGGGTACTGGCAGAGCTGTGGCTCGAATTCCCAGAGTTCGAGGTGGTGGTACCCACCATTCTGGCCAGGATGCCTTTGGAAATATGTGTCGGGGAGGCCGCATGTTTGCACCAACCAAAACCTGGCATCGTTGGCACCGCCCAGTGAACACAACCCAAAAGCGATACGCCATCTGTTCTGCGCTGGCTGCCTCAGCCTTACCAGCTTTGGTGATGTCTAAAGGTCATTGTATTGAGGAAGTTCCTGAGCTCCCTTTGGTAGTTGAAGATAAGGTTGAAGGTTACAAGAAGACCAAGGAGGCTGTTCAGCTGCTTAAGAAAGTTAAAGGTTGGAATGACATCAAAAAGGTCTATGCCTCTCAGAGAATGAGAGCTGGCAAAGGCAAAATGAGAAACCGACGATGTATCCAGCGCAGGGGGCCCTGCATCATCTATAATGAAGATAATGGTATCACCAAAGCCTTCAGAAACATCCCTGGTATTACTCTGCTTAATGTCAGCAAGCTTAACATTTTGAAACTTGCTCCTGGTGGGCATGTGGGGCGTTTCTGCATCTGGACTGAAAGTGCTTTCCGCAAGTTAGATGAGTTGTATGGCACTTGGCGTAAGGCTGCTACCCTCAAGAGTAACTATAACCTTCCCATGCACAAGATGATGAACACAGACCTTAGCAGAATCTTGAGAAGTCCAGAGATCCAAAGAGCCCTCCGAGCACCACGCAAGAAGATTCAGCGTAGAGTCTTGAAGAAGAATCCACTGAAGAACCTGAGAATCATGTTGAAGCTCAACCCACATGCAAAGACTATGCGCAGGAATACCATTCTTCACCAGGCCAGAAATCACAAACTCCGGGTGAAGAAactggaagcagcagcagcagcagcactggcTACCAAATCAGAGAAGGGGACTGCAGACAAGAAGCCtgcagaaagtaagaaagaaaagaagcctgTGGATgtcaagaagcagaagaagcctGCAGGAAAAAAGGCtgcagctaccaagaaaccaGCAGCTGAGAAAAAGCCAGTAGAGAAGAAACCaactaaagaagagaaaaagtctGCTGCTTAA